The stretch of DNA CCATCCGATCCCTGAGCGAGAGCAGGAGCTCGAAGAACTTCTCCGCGGTCGGGGAGTCTATATAAACTGTCGGCTCATCGAGGAGGAGTACCTTCGGTTCGCCCGCGAGCGCACGGGCGATCATCACCCTCTGCTGTTCCCCGCCGGAGAGCTCGTCGATACTGTTCCCGGAATAACGGGAGATATCCATAATCTCCATCGCCTTCTCGGTCGCATCCCGGTCTTCCTGCCTGTAGCTCTTCCTGACACCCCTGATATGGCCGAGTCTCCCGGTAAGGACCATCTCTCCCACGGTTATCGGATAGGAAAAATCGTATGTCCTGAACTGGGGGACGTAACCGAGGACCGAACGGTTGTCCTTCAGGTCTCCGCCGTTGATCCTGACGGTGCCCGAATCGGGGGTTATGAGCCCGAGGATTACCTTCAGAAGAGTTGTCTTCCCCCCGCCGTTCGGCCCGATTATCGCGTGGAACTCACCGGGATATATGTCGATTGACACGTCATCGATAATGACGTGGCCGTTCATCTTCAGCGAGATGTTCTTTACTTCTACAATCGGCTCTTTTATGAGTCATCTCCTCCTGAAAATGCCTTGGAAACCGTCCTCATGTTCCCGAGATAATCTTCGGCGAGCGGGTCGACAATGGCAACTTTCCCGTCGATCTCTGCTGCTATAGCATCGGCATCTGTGGAGCTGAACTCAGGGGATACGAATATCGTGCTCACGTTGTTTTCTATTGCCTCGTCGACAAGCTCTTTTATTCCGGCGGGAGTCGGCTCTTTTCCTTCTTCGGAGATCGCGATCTGCTCAAGGCCGTAATCGCGGGCAAAGTATGTCCATGCCGGATGGGAGACCATGACGACCTTAACGCCTGAAGCATTGATCTCGTCCGATATTTCGCTGTCGAGATCTTCGAGTTCGCCGATATATGCTGCCGTATTTTCGGCATAATAATCTGTTCCGGACGGATCGAATTCCGAAAGGCCGTCGCGGATGTTTTCAGCCATCTTAACTGCATTCCTGGGAGAGAGCCAGATATGCGGATCTGCACCGCCTTCGGTGTCGCTGTACACCAAGTCTACGCCTTCAGACGAATTGATTATTGTGATTCCGGGGTTCAGTTCCCTTATTTTGTCGAGCCATGTTAGTTCAAACTCGATTCCCGAACCGACGATAACATAGATATCCGAATCCGAGACCTCGGCGAGATCGGAGGGTGTCGGTTCGTACGAGTGCGGATCGGCACCGGGCGGGACGAGGACGAATACATCAACGTTGTCCCCGCCGACACTTTCGACGAACTGCTCCTGCGGAAGGATGGTAACCGTCACTTTTACTTTCTCCCCGCCGGCTGATGCGGAGCTGTCCTCTCCCCCGGTGCACCCGCATGAGAGTGCAAATGAAATGAGAATTATCGCTGTTAAAATCAGACCTTTTACAGAGCAATGCACATAATCGCTTCCGGTTTTATTTTACAGAATAAGATGAGAGCTGATTGATATAAGTGTTGCTGGTGATTTTTTCGGATTTCTGCCATCCGCGGAAAATGATTCAAAATATGATGAAAAACCGATTCCTGATGGATATTCAGGCGCGGTTTTTCTCCATGTATGCACTGACCCGATCCGCGACATTTTTTCTCAGGTTCTCGTAGAATATTGCGTAATCATACATGTGATATACTCCTTTAGGAAAGGTGACGCTCGTTGCAGGGAGCTCTTCGGGGTTCGATATATCGGTTATCACTAGTGCGTTTCCGACTTTTTGTGCGGCGGCGAAGTTTGGGTACCTTGCCGGGTTTGCGGGATCTTTGTGCCTGAAGAATGCCGCTCCGATGTTCATCCCGGCAGGGGCAAACTCTTCGTCGCATCTCCAGTTGAGGGGATTTACTACGAATGCTCCGGGGATGATCGTCGGGCCCTCTTTTTCCTTGTCTTTCTCGTCGGATATCGTATTGTAGAGGATGAAGCACCCGGTATCTGTCGCGTCTTCGCTAATCCTCATCAGCGGGTTTATGTCGAGATCCTCCTGTGTAATCGAATAACCGATGGTATATGCGGCAACGAGCCGCTTTAATGATTCTTCATCACCGAACAGGAGTTCACCGGCCTTTGCAAGTTCGACGGTCCTGACGGACCCCTGGCTGTGGGCGGCGATGATTATGGGCCTCTCACCTCGGTTGAAGTTCTTCATGAAGTACTCGAACGCGGCTATAATGTCCTGCTGTCCGAGGCTGAATATCGGCTTTACAGCGGTGAGCATCAGGGGATTGATCTTCACGTTGTTCTGCCTGTAGAATGGAGCAAATATGTTCGCCTGCCCGTCGAATATACTGGCCTGCTCGACAAGCGTCCATTCGGCTTTCTCCCTGAGCAACGGATCTGCGAGGTCCATTAAGTATGTCGAATCGTCGGAGAGGATCGTCGGGTAGACCCAGAAGACATCGACAGGCTGCTTTTCTTTGGTGAAGTGTTCCGGCATGGTAAGCCAGCAGTTGGGATTTGAGTAATCCGGGGCTTCGGGTACATCTCTTTCCGGGTCGAAGGGAGGAAGCTTCTGCGGTATGCCGAGCTCCTGCCCCCTGAGATTTTCAAGACCGGTTTCGTCGCCTGATATGATATTCATCACTCCGTAACTTTTACAATCGCGTTTTGGGCCCGACATTTAAAATAAGTTTGTTTTTGAGGTTGTTTTGAATATGTCGAATCCTCTCACAGTACTCTTAAAATAACGGATGATCTATAAAAAAATCAAAATGAGGTGCTAGAATGAATTCCAAAATTATTTCTCTGCTGATAATCTCGGCAGCGATATTTTGTGTGATCTGCCCGGTACAGGCGGATGCGGGGCAGTCGGAACAGATTACGATTACGGCGTCGGGAGACAGATCGTACTATAGCGATGAAATGATCACATTCTCCGGAACAAATACAGGATCTGATTATGTATATCTGTTTATCACCGGACCGAATCTTAATGAGAACGGCAGCAGACCTGATGAACCCGGTACAGCGGCTGGAACAGGAAACGTGAATACCTTTAGCAGGGCTGCGGTTGCTGATAACGACACATGGAAATATAAACTTTTCAATGCCACAGACTTTGAGCCGGGAACCTACACGGTATTTGCAGTAACAGAACCGAATAACATGAAAGATTTGTCAAAAGGCACATATGATTCCGTATCGATCGCAATTAAGAAGCCGTTTATTACTGTACAGGTTTCCGAACCAGTTGTACAAAGAGGCGAAGAACTGGTGATTACCGGCAGTGCCAGTTGGATGCCGCATTCGGTTGCCATATGGGTCCTGGGATTCAATTACTGGAACGGTGCTGAAAACGGTTCGATGGTTACGGTGATACCCGAAGATGACGGTTCTTACAGCTACGTACTCGACGGAAACGAGACCGCGAAGATGGAAGACGGGAAATACTATGTAATTGCCCAGCACCCGATGTACAACGATGAGTTTAACGTCATTATAGAGGACGACTCTTCCGGAGACGGTGTGCTTGTCACGGGAATCAGGACAGATTCCCCGGAAGAAAACGGATCGGGTTTCTATATCGGCGGTAATTATGCACTGAGAGGTGCTGATGCCGCGGAGGCACTTATCGAAGAGATAGATTCGGCCGACATTGACGATACATATGACAAATGCGAGTTTGAAATTAAAGGCCAGGTTGAAAATGGTCAGTCAGGGAACAATCAGCCCGATAAAAATACAGACAATTCAATACTTGCAGCAATCGGAAATCTTTTTGTAGGGATATCAGGATAAAACTGATCCCTGCCAGATTCATTTATGACGAATCTTTACCATTCATGGGGCAGAATCCCCCTGTTTTTTCTTTTGGATCTTCCGTTTTACATGAAAATCACGTTGTGATTTACATTAAACAGTCCATGAAACCTTTGTTTCATAAACGTTTTTGGTCATGAGTAATCGTGTGAAGATCTGACAAAGAATAAGGATTGCAGGTATTTCCGGTTAAATCGAATCCTCTCACAGTACTCTTAAAATAACGGATGATCTATAAAAAAATGAAAATGAGGTGCTAGAATGAATTCCAAAATTATTTCTCTGCTGATAATCTCGGCAGCGATATTTTGTGTGATATGCCCTGCACAGGCGGAAGCGGATGCGGGACAGTCGGAACAGATTACAATCACGGCATTGGGAGACGGTTCGTATTATAACGGAGAAGTGATCACGTTCTCAGGAACAGATACCGAATCTGATTACGTATACCTGTTTATCACAGGACCGAATCTTAACGCAGATGGCGCCAAACTTGATGATCCCGGTACGGCAGCTATAAGCGGAAACGAGGGTACTTTTGCCAGGGCGGTGGTAGATTCAGACGACACCTGGGAATATGAGCTTGTCGGTTCCAGGAATTTTGATGCAGGAAGCTACACCATATATGCCGTTACAGAACCAAAGAACAAAGAGGACCTGTCGTCGGGTGAATATGACACCGTATCGATCATAATAAAGAAGCCGTTTATTACGGTACAGTTATCCGAACCGGTTATCAAAAGAGGCGAAGAATTAACGATTACAGGTTCTGCGGAAGGAAACCCGCATTTCGTCGCCGTCTGGGTTTTAGGTTATGATTACTGGAACGGTGCAGAAACTGGTTCGATGGTTACGGTCGTGCCCGAAGACGACTCATCATATGAATATGTACTTAGCGGAGATGAGACTGCAAAGATGGAAGACGGCGAGTATTATGTTGTCGTTCAGCATTCGATGTACAACGACGAGTTCAACGTCGTTACAGAGCCGGCCTCCTCGGGAGACGGAGTAATAGTTACCGGAATCGCGACGGTAGACCAGAAAAGCACAGGCGATAGTTTCTATATCAGTGGTAAATATGCACTGAGAGGTGCAGATGCTGCAGAGGCGCTTATCGATGAGATAAACTCGGCCGACATAGACGACACATATACCATGTGCACGTTTAAGGTGGAAGGACAGTCCGGCAGTTACCAGTCGGACAGTAACACAGACAATTCAATCTTTGCAGCGATCGGAAATTTCTTTGACGGGATATTCGGATAAAACTGATCCATAATTGATCCCCAAAGGGCGGGAGGTTCGGGGGGCCAAACACTCTTTTTTTTTATTCGGATTTTTGTTCATGCATTTCAAGCGTGAAATTTTATTATCTGATTATAAATGCAAAGTTCGATCATCGGGGCATAATGCAGGATTAAAGAAGTGTTCTGCTTTTCCCGGCGGCATTACTGCGGATACGTCGAGTCTTCTCACAGTAATCTTAACAGTGCTGATGATCTATAAAAAATTAAAATGGAGTATTTTTATGAATTCTAAATTGATCTCCACATTAATTATAGTTACAGCGATTTTTTGTATAATGTGCCCGGCACAGGCCGAAGGACAGATAAAAGTCACGGCACTGGGGGACGGTTCGTACTTTTTCGATGAAGTGATCGAACTCTCTGGAACGAACACAGCATCCGATAATGTGTACCTTTTCATCACCGGACCGAACCTCAACCCGAACGGAGAAAAACCTGATGAGTTTGGCAGGGCGGCGATAACCGGCGATGAGGACACTTTTATCAAAACTCCGACAGATGTCGACGGCACATGGGAATATGCACTTGATGCCGGCGGGCTTAGTCTTTCATATGGTACTTACACCATCTATGCCGTAACAGAACCGAATAACAAGGGGGACCTGTCGGGCGGCATGTTTGACACGGTAACTATTGTCCTGAAGAAGCCGGAGACCCGGACAAAAGTGGAGGCGGCCGCAGAAACAGCTGAAAACAAGGATATTACAATCACAGCATTGGGAGACGGTTCATACTATAACGGTGAAGAGATCACGTTCTCAGGAACAGATACCTTATCCGATTCCATTTACCTGTTTATCACGGGGCCTACCCTTGACGCGAACGGCGACAAGCTCGATGAACCGGATACAGCAGCAATAACAGGGAACGAAGGTACCTTTGTCAGGGTTGACGCGGATGTCGACAACACATGGGAGTACAAGCTTGATACCACCAGGATTGATTTTAATCCCGGTACTTACACCGTATATGCCGTAACCGAACCGAATAACAAGGAAGACCTGTCGGGCGGTACATATGACACGGTATCGATCGTGATCAAGAGGCCGTTTATTTCCGTGAAGGTCTCCGAACCGGTTATCAAAAGAGGCGAAGAACTTGTAATTACTGGCAATGCCGAGGGAGAACCGCAAGCGATCACCATCTGGGTTCTCGGTTTCAATTACTGGAACGGTGCCAAAACCGGTTCGATGGTGACAGTTGTTCCCGAAGACGACTCCTCATATGAATATGTGCTCAGCGGAGACGAGACAGCGAAGATGGACGACGGGGAATATTACGTAATTGCCCAGCACCCGATGTACAACGATGTGTTTGATGTGACCACAGGGGCAGACGGAGACGGGATATTAGTATCCTGTTTAACTGACCCCGGTTTTTATATCTGGGGAACTGACAACAGGCTTAGAGGTGTTGATGCCGAAGAGATGCTTATCGAGGAGATAGATTCGGCCGATGTCGACGACACATATGCCAAATGCACGTTTAAGGTAGAAGGACAGGCAGGCAGCAGTACTGACAATTCAATATTTTCATCGATCGGGGAATTTTTTGCAGGGGTATTCGGATCGAACTGATCCCAGAAGCATGGCGGGCCATGCCCCCCCATCTCTTTTGATTTTACATGAAACCTTTTTTTCATGAACGTTTTTGTTCACGTTCATCTGTTCCAGCGTTGAGTTTCTACACAGGACTGAAGGGAAGAAACAGGCCCTCTGGGCGCTGTTTTGTTCCGGTTTAATCGAATTCTCTCACAGTACTCTTAACACGGCCGGAGAACTATAAAAAATAAAACGAGCTATTCGAATGAATTCCAAATTACTCTCCATATTAATCATATCAGTATCGGTTTTCTACGTTGTCTGCCCGGCATGGGCAGGCGGGCAGGTTACGATCACGGCACAGGGAGACAGCAGATGTTTCATTGGTGAAAAGATCACGTTCTCCGGTACAAACACAGATTCGGATTACACTTACCTGTTTATCACCGGGGCGTACCTTGATCCAGACGGCGACAAGCTGAGCGATCCGGACACGAAAGCGGTAACAGGCAACGGGGGTACCTTTGCCAGAGCGGCGGTGACCGGCGACAGCTGGAAATACACCCTCGATACCAGAGGTCTGGATCTTGAAGCAGGGGCTTATACCGTATATGCCGTCAGCGAACCGAAAAACAAAGAGGATCTCTCAAGCGGCATATATGACACCGCTTCGATTGTGATAAGAAAGCCTTTTGCTGAGGTAAAGGTCTCCGACACGGATATCCGGGCCGGCGAAAAACTGACGATCAGCGGCACTGCCTACGGGGAGCCGGGCACGCTCGGCATATGGGTCTTTGGTCCGGGTTACTGGAACGGTGCCGGAACAGGCTCGATGGTTACGGAATCTCCTGATGCCGACGGGTCGTACAGGTATGTAATCGAAGGGGAAGAAACCTCGAAGATGGATGGAGGAGAATATTATGTTCTTGTCCAGCACCCGATGTATAACGATCAGCTGGACCTCATCACAAAGCCGGGTTCCGGGGATGATACAATAATCGTATCAGAAAGAGAGTCTTCCGACCCGGTTTTTGTAGTCTGGGGAAGTTCAGCCATAAGCGGTGTCGATGCCTTAAAAGCACTTACCAGAGGATTGCAATCATCCAATATCGACGACAGTTATGAACAGTGCAGTTTCAAAGTGGAAGGCATGACCGAAAACGTCCAGTCCCAAACGGAAGAGAAAACTGAAAAATATCAAACCGAAGAGAAAGAACAGCCTCAAAACGTAGACAATCCCGAGGATGATCAGCCCGAAAAAAGTTCAGGCAACTCCATTTTTTCGGCACTCGCGGATTTCCTGTCGGGCATCTTCAGGTAGATCCGTTCCCGCCTGGGGGAGCCGGGAGCCAATATTCTCTTCTTTTTATCCCGGTTTTGTCTGTTCTTTTAGTCATTCCCGCGGTCATATTTCAGGAGATCGTACAGCCTGCCACAGGTAACGTGTCGAACCTTTCGACAGGTTAGATCCAATCTGTCGAAAGATCCGGAAATTTTCGACAGGTTGAAGGTGATCTGTCGATCCTTTTTCTTCACAGAGCACTCTGCCATGAGTCCTGAATTGTAAAGTAAAGCTTAAATAATGCCAAAAAGACGCCGTAAACACAGTTTTTTGGATCCACACAGAAGCCCTGTATTCCACGATCTCCACCTCATCCGACCAGAACATCGTCTGAAAAAACAGTGCCGCTGACGTGCCGTTATATCGATGTGATCAGGGATTTAATCGAGCTAAAAACGGCAGATTGCAGTTATTTTGGATCACCCTTCAAAACCCTCTTCAAATGACAAAAATAAGCTTATTTTGA from Methanolacinia petrolearia DSM 11571 encodes:
- a CDS encoding immunoglobulin domain-containing protein, which encodes MNSKLISTLIIVTAIFCIMCPAQAEGQIKVTALGDGSYFFDEVIELSGTNTASDNVYLFITGPNLNPNGEKPDEFGRAAITGDEDTFIKTPTDVDGTWEYALDAGGLSLSYGTYTIYAVTEPNNKGDLSGGMFDTVTIVLKKPETRTKVEAAAETAENKDITITALGDGSYYNGEEITFSGTDTLSDSIYLFITGPTLDANGDKLDEPDTAAITGNEGTFVRVDADVDNTWEYKLDTTRIDFNPGTYTVYAVTEPNNKEDLSGGTYDTVSIVIKRPFISVKVSEPVIKRGEELVITGNAEGEPQAITIWVLGFNYWNGAKTGSMVTVVPEDDSSYEYVLSGDETAKMDDGEYYVIAQHPMYNDVFDVTTGADGDGILVSCLTDPGFYIWGTDNRLRGVDAEEMLIEEIDSADVDDTYAKCTFKVEGQAGSSTDNSIFSSIGEFFAGVFGSN
- a CDS encoding immunoglobulin domain-containing protein, translating into MNSKIISLLIISAAIFCVICPAQAEADAGQSEQITITALGDGSYYNGEVITFSGTDTESDYVYLFITGPNLNADGAKLDDPGTAAISGNEGTFARAVVDSDDTWEYELVGSRNFDAGSYTIYAVTEPKNKEDLSSGEYDTVSIIIKKPFITVQLSEPVIKRGEELTITGSAEGNPHFVAVWVLGYDYWNGAETGSMVTVVPEDDSSYEYVLSGDETAKMEDGEYYVVVQHSMYNDEFNVVTEPASSGDGVIVTGIATVDQKSTGDSFYISGKYALRGADAAEALIDEINSADIDDTYTMCTFKVEGQSGSYQSDSNTDNSIFAAIGNFFDGIFG
- a CDS encoding DUF3089 domain-containing protein, producing MNIISGDETGLENLRGQELGIPQKLPPFDPERDVPEAPDYSNPNCWLTMPEHFTKEKQPVDVFWVYPTILSDDSTYLMDLADPLLREKAEWTLVEQASIFDGQANIFAPFYRQNNVKINPLMLTAVKPIFSLGQQDIIAAFEYFMKNFNRGERPIIIAAHSQGSVRTVELAKAGELLFGDEESLKRLVAAYTIGYSITQEDLDINPLMRISEDATDTGCFILYNTISDEKDKEKEGPTIIPGAFVVNPLNWRCDEEFAPAGMNIGAAFFRHKDPANPARYPNFAAAQKVGNALVITDISNPEELPATSVTFPKGVYHMYDYAIFYENLRKNVADRVSAYMEKNRA
- a CDS encoding metal ABC transporter ATP-binding protein; this encodes MNGHVIIDDVSIDIYPGEFHAIIGPNGGGKTTLLKVILGLITPDSGTVRINGGDLKDNRSVLGYVPQFRTYDFSYPITVGEMVLTGRLGHIRGVRKSYRQEDRDATEKAMEIMDISRYSGNSIDELSGGEQQRVMIARALAGEPKVLLLDEPTVYIDSPTAEKFFELLLSLRDRMAIVMVTHDIGSLTPEVDKVACLNKKIYTHHDNEITDDMLLSAYGCPIDVIAHGVPHRVFRGHDK
- a CDS encoding metal ABC transporter solute-binding protein, Zn/Mn family, which encodes MHCSVKGLILTAIILISFALSCGCTGGEDSSASAGGEKVKVTVTILPQEQFVESVGGDNVDVFVLVPPGADPHSYEPTPSDLAEVSDSDIYVIVGSGIEFELTWLDKIRELNPGITIINSSEGVDLVYSDTEGGADPHIWLSPRNAVKMAENIRDGLSEFDPSGTDYYAENTAAYIGELEDLDSEISDEINASGVKVVMVSHPAWTYFARDYGLEQIAISEEGKEPTPAGIKELVDEAIENNVSTIFVSPEFSSTDADAIAAEIDGKVAIVDPLAEDYLGNMRTVSKAFSGGDDS